A single genomic interval of Malania oleifera isolate guangnan ecotype guangnan chromosome 11, ASM2987363v1, whole genome shotgun sequence harbors:
- the LOC131168359 gene encoding UDP-glycosyltransferase 73C3-like, giving the protein MASTQPHEQLHFILIPLMSQSHLIPFTDMAKLLARHGPIVTLITTPLNAERFKTTTDRAKTSNLKIQLIPLRFPSQEAGLPLGCENLDALPSLDLFEQFLRATSMLQEPLENLLQQLQPRPSCIISDIVLPWTSHLALKFKIPRLLFHVISCFTLACSHNIRRFNVSDRVASNSEPFVVPEIPDRIEFTKAQLPKIMVQGHDASERLSKEMKEAEWTAEGVMVNSFEDLEPNYVKEYEKVVKKIWCVGPVSLCNEEASDKASRGSSSSGGSADAHRCLQWLASRDAGSVVYVCFGSQSEISTAQSIEIGLGLEAVNRPFVWIIRERNYTAEFEEWLAAEKYEERVKDRGLIIKGWAPQVLILTHPAVGGFVTHCGWNSTLEGLSAGLPMTTWPMSAEQFFNEKFIVQVLGVGVRIGVEVMAMHEEEEVLVKKEEVKRGVEELMGEGGEAVERRERARELGKMAKRAIEGGSSEINMVLLIQHILQLQASNIEKVVERIVHDEVGVQGEECC; this is encoded by the coding sequence atggcTTCCACACAACCTCACGAACAGCTTCACTTCATTCTAATTCCCCTGATGTCCCAGAGCCATCTCATACCCTTCACGGACATGGCGAAGCTCCTCGCCCGCCACGGCCCCATCGTCACACTCATCACCACCCCCCTCAACGCCGAGCGCTTCAAAACCACCACCGACCGCGCCAAAACCTCCAACCTCAAAATCCAACTCATCCCTCTCCGTTTCCCCTCCCAAGAAGCTGGCCTCCCCCTCGGGTGTGAAAACCTCGACGCCCTTCCGTCCCTCGATCTCTTTGAGCAGTTCCTCAGAGCCACCAGCATGCTCCAAGAGCCCCTCGAAAACTTGCTTCAACAACTCCAACCACGCCCCAGTTGCATCATCTCCGACATAGTCCTCCCCTGGACTTCCCACCTTGCCCTTAAGTTCAAAATCCCCAGGCTCCTGTTCCACGTCATTTCATGCTTCACCCTCGCCTGCTCCCACAATATCCGTCGCTTCAACGTCAGCGACCGCGTGGCCTCGAATTCCGAACCATTCGTGGTGCCCGAAATCCCCGACCGAATCGAGTTCACCAAAGCCCAGCTGCCCAAAATTATGGTACAAGGACATGACGCCTCGGAGAGGCTCAGCAAGGAAATGAAGGAGGCAGAGTGGACGGCAGAGGGCGTGATGGTGAATAGTTTCGAAGATTTGGAGCCAAACTAcgtgaaagaatatgagaaagtAGTGAAGAAAATATGGTGCGTCGGGCCGGTATCGCTCTGCAACGAGGAGGCGTCCGATAAGGCCTCGAGGGGCAGCAGCAGCAGCGGTGGCTCTGCCGACGCGCACCGCTGCCTCCAGTGGCTCGCGTCGAGGGACGCGGGGTCAGTGGTGTACGTGTGCTTCGGGAGCCAGAGCGAGATATCTACTGCGCAGTCAATAGAGATAGGGCTAGGGTTGGAAGCGGTGAACCGCCCTTTCGTTTGGATAATTAGAGAGAGAAATTACACGGCGGAGTTCGAAGAGTGGCTTGCAGCGGAGAAGTATGAAGAGAGGGTTAAGGATAGGGGGCTGATAATCAAGGGATGGGCGCCACAGGTTTTGATACTGACACACCCAGCTGTGGGGGGGTTCGTGACGCATTGCGGGTGGAACTCGACCTTGGAAGGACTAAGTGCAGGGTTGCCCATGACAACATGGCCCATGTCTGCTGAGCAGTTTTTCAATGAGAAGTTTATTGTGCAGGTGTTAGGAGTGGGAGTGAGGATTGGGGTTGAGGTGATGGCGATGCATGAGGAGGAAGAAGTGTTGGTGAAGAAGGAGGAGGTGAAGAGAGGTGTGGAGGAGCTGATGGGTGAAGGAGGAGAAGCTGTGGAGAGGAGGGAGAGAGCTAGGGAGCTTGGGAAAATGGCAAAGAGGGCAATAGAAGGAGGCTCTTCTGAAATTAATATGGTCCTATTGATCCAACACATCTTGCAGTTACAAGCAAGTAATATTGAGAAAGTGGTGGAGAGGATAGTTCATGATGAGGTTGGAGTTCAGGGGGAGGAGTGCTGTTaa